One genomic window of Halobellus limi includes the following:
- a CDS encoding CbtB domain-containing protein, producing the protein MAATTDTVHGRIEGVRIELTPTQLAVGLALVAALGFALLFVQEPMLHDSMHNFRHAAGITCH; encoded by the coding sequence ATGGCGGCAACCACCGACACCGTTCACGGCCGAATCGAAGGGGTCCGAATCGAGCTGACGCCGACGCAACTCGCCGTCGGACTCGCGCTCGTCGCCGCGCTCGGATTCGCGCTCCTGTTCGTCCAGGAACCGATGCTGCACGACTCGATGCACAACTTCCGGCACGCCGCGGGCATCACCTGCCACTGA
- a CDS encoding CbtA family protein translates to MLTDYLTRGVKAGVVAGVAFGLLLALVANPLVAFADELGHEGGDAVGPAESETGGHHDEAAGGHHSHAGATAGGGHHESAVPAAVTNGVSVLSGVLWGVLLGGVVFGFAFYLLEPAIPGPEGAKSYLLAAAGFVTVSGAPWLVLPPQPPGVTQSLPTENRTLLYAGMMVAGALVCLLSGYAYQRLRERRGRGAAAVAAALPFGLLAFPVAFAPANPVESALPSDLASALVGMTVFGQALLWVLLAGAHTRFRRRSGEDRSSDVASARSDTPVAAD, encoded by the coding sequence ATGCTCACCGACTACCTGACGCGGGGCGTGAAAGCCGGCGTCGTCGCCGGCGTGGCGTTCGGCCTGCTGCTGGCGCTCGTCGCCAACCCGCTCGTCGCGTTCGCCGACGAACTCGGCCACGAGGGCGGCGACGCCGTCGGGCCCGCAGAGTCCGAGACCGGCGGCCACCACGACGAGGCGGCCGGCGGCCATCACAGCCACGCCGGAGCCACGGCCGGAGGCGGGCACCACGAGAGCGCCGTTCCCGCGGCGGTCACGAACGGCGTGAGCGTCCTCTCCGGCGTGCTCTGGGGGGTCCTCCTCGGCGGCGTCGTCTTCGGCTTCGCCTTCTACCTCCTCGAACCCGCGATTCCGGGGCCCGAGGGCGCGAAGAGCTACCTCCTGGCGGCGGCCGGGTTCGTCACCGTCTCGGGCGCCCCGTGGCTCGTCCTCCCGCCGCAGCCGCCCGGAGTCACGCAGTCGCTGCCCACGGAGAACCGAACGCTCCTCTACGCCGGGATGATGGTCGCCGGCGCGCTGGTCTGTCTGCTCTCGGGGTACGCGTACCAGCGGCTCCGGGAGCGACGCGGACGGGGAGCCGCCGCCGTCGCGGCCGCGCTCCCGTTCGGCCTCCTGGCCTTCCCAGTCGCGTTCGCTCCGGCGAACCCGGTCGAGAGCGCGCTCCCCTCCGACCTGGCGTCGGCGCTCGTCGGGATGACCGTGTTCGGACAGGCGCTGCTGTGGGTGCTCCTCGCGGGGGCCCACACGCGATTCCGTCGTCGTTCGGGCGAGGACCGATCGTCCGACGTCGCGAGCGCGCGCTCGGACACGCCCGTTGCGGCGGACTGA
- a CDS encoding (2Fe-2S) ferredoxin domain-containing protein, whose translation MRSRTEDVVDGDFSAHVLVCTHARDSEYACCAEARGRDVYEAVKTWLRDRDVFWSRVRVAETSCLGLCSAEGTAVAIHPRNRWYSDVVPDDVPELLEAEFGADASRLRDPR comes from the coding sequence ATGCGGTCGAGAACCGAGGACGTCGTCGACGGCGACTTCTCCGCTCACGTGCTCGTCTGCACCCACGCGCGGGACTCGGAGTACGCCTGCTGTGCGGAGGCGCGCGGTCGCGACGTGTACGAGGCGGTCAAAACGTGGCTGCGCGACCGCGACGTCTTCTGGTCGCGCGTCCGCGTCGCGGAGACGAGCTGTCTCGGCCTGTGCAGCGCCGAGGGGACCGCTGTCGCGATCCACCCCCGAAACCGCTGGTACTCCGACGTGGTTCCCGACGACGTGCCGGAACTGCTCGAAGCCGAGTTCGGCGCGGACGCGTCGCGGTTGCGCGATCCGCGGTAG
- a CDS encoding DUF3209 family protein — MSCHEIEALRLGLMNVLGTEDRNAREHAEKELEGHLDGPIEALANAETLSEIERHLDAALVDLEAEVAATDPDDPEYGYVRGRLVAVRDAERAVHRLTAQGESVLDGLGEAHDVLHETFPVEE, encoded by the coding sequence ATGAGCTGTCACGAAATCGAAGCGCTACGACTCGGACTGATGAACGTGCTCGGAACCGAAGATCGGAACGCGCGCGAGCACGCAGAGAAGGAACTGGAGGGCCACCTCGACGGCCCGATCGAAGCCCTCGCGAACGCGGAGACGCTCTCGGAGATCGAGCGACACCTCGACGCGGCGCTCGTGGATCTGGAGGCGGAAGTCGCCGCGACCGATCCCGACGACCCGGAGTACGGCTACGTCCGCGGGCGGCTCGTGGCCGTCCGCGACGCCGAGCGCGCGGTGCACAGGCTGACCGCTCAGGGCGAGAGCGTCCTCGACGGACTGGGCGAGGCACACGACGTGCTGCACGAGACGTTCCCCGTCGAGGAGTAG
- a CDS encoding CbiX/SirB N-terminal domain-containing protein, with amino-acid sequence MTANARAAPDARDDTGVLDDEAVLLAGHGSRREKSNEQVRTLAADLESRLGLPVDAGFLELAKPSIPDAIAGLAATVSRISVVQLSLFAASHVKNDVPLAVQRARNEHPGVAIRNGAHLGVHPALVDLLDDRAAAVEGELGVDRETDDVAVVLCARGSSDPDANSDAHKLARLLYEGREFDRVETAFVGITEPRLEEALDAAAKHRPDAVVVLPYMLGDGVLTGRIREGAAEFDDEYPYVDAAAGDPLGTDSRLLDVLGDRWQEARTESVDMSCDTCKYKVELDGYEEDVGGARATLRALTHRESHADRDDVDEEPHAHDAPAKHVAVCTNQTCAADGAPAVLEGLRQAARDSDACDARITRSSCLGRCGDGPMVAVYPDGVWYGGVDGSDAERIVSSHLDRDRIVSDLVDQVL; translated from the coding sequence ATGACCGCGAACGCCAGAGCCGCGCCGGACGCGCGGGACGACACCGGCGTGCTCGACGACGAGGCCGTGTTGCTGGCGGGTCACGGCTCCCGCCGCGAGAAGTCGAACGAACAGGTCCGGACGCTCGCGGCCGACCTGGAGAGCCGGCTCGGGCTGCCGGTCGACGCGGGCTTCCTGGAACTCGCGAAGCCCTCGATACCCGACGCGATCGCCGGCCTCGCGGCGACGGTCTCGCGAATCAGCGTCGTGCAACTGTCGCTCTTCGCCGCGAGCCACGTCAAGAACGACGTCCCGCTGGCGGTCCAGCGGGCCCGGAACGAACACCCCGGCGTCGCGATCCGGAACGGTGCACACCTCGGCGTCCACCCCGCGCTCGTCGACCTGCTCGACGACCGGGCGGCGGCCGTCGAAGGCGAGTTGGGCGTCGATCGCGAGACCGACGACGTCGCGGTCGTGCTCTGCGCCCGGGGGTCCAGCGACCCGGACGCCAACAGCGACGCGCACAAACTCGCCCGACTCCTGTACGAGGGACGGGAGTTCGACCGCGTCGAGACGGCCTTCGTCGGGATCACCGAGCCGCGGCTGGAGGAGGCGCTGGACGCCGCCGCCAAACACCGGCCCGACGCCGTCGTCGTCCTCCCGTACATGCTCGGCGACGGCGTCCTCACCGGGCGGATCCGCGAGGGAGCCGCCGAGTTCGACGACGAGTACCCGTACGTCGACGCGGCCGCCGGCGATCCGCTCGGAACGGACAGCCGGCTGCTGGACGTCCTCGGCGACCGCTGGCAGGAGGCTCGGACCGAGAGCGTGGACATGTCGTGTGACACCTGTAAGTACAAGGTCGAACTCGACGGCTACGAGGAGGACGTCGGCGGCGCGAGAGCGACGCTGCGGGCGCTGACCCACCGGGAGTCACACGCCGACCGCGACGACGTCGACGAAGAGCCGCACGCGCACGACGCGCCGGCGAAACACGTCGCGGTGTGTACCAATCAGACCTGCGCCGCCGACGGCGCGCCGGCCGTCCTCGAAGGGCTGCGGCAGGCCGCGCGCGACTCCGACGCCTGCGACGCCCGGATCACGCGCTCGTCGTGTCTCGGGCGCTGCGGCGACGGCCCGATGGTGGCCGTCTACCCCGACGGCGTCTGGTACGGCGGCGTCGACGGGAGCGACGCGGAGCGAATCGTCTCGTCCCACCTCGATCGGGACCGCATCGTCTCGGACCTCGTCGACCAAGTGTTATAA